A window from Gallus gallus isolate bGalGal1 unplaced genomic scaffold, bGalGal1.mat.broiler.GRCg7b scaffold_46, whole genome shotgun sequence encodes these proteins:
- the LOC121108882 gene encoding uncharacterized protein LOC121108882, with the protein MCIQSTVSLISGCLKNGENVAVVLKDIGVLHIDGLTFQMKFYRDFLEKLSGKEKFRRALLKAPWLLDMVASRAAPVASLALSGCLVVFPEFQMEFVPKPPPGIYRKSSGSVPAEGKPKKEEALPPLVQEGKKVRFAGTPTFIKRLSSASVDAGEFRKIRSLLRKDSSTFSLLPAICAVPEAQKQPLTCQLQGQAGTKGQEDRGRALGTKRVSFREEDLEAETFQGQESRLPLLHCDSVQLLRQRAKKSRPVHKEPEEVAAAASQSEASQPAESSADRAGVLPPINQVTQSPQRQPPNTKAPPRRKATRYPR; encoded by the exons atgtgcatccaaagcaccgtgTCCCTGATCTCAGGCTGCCTGAAGAATGGCGAGAACGTTGCCGTTGTCCTCAAGGACATTGGAGTGCTCCACATTGATGGCCtgacatttcaaatgaaattctacCGCGACTTCCTCGAGAAGCTGTCAGgcaaagagaaattcagaagagCTCTTCTCAAG gccccctggctgctggacatgGTGGCGTCCCGAGCGGCACCGGTGGCCTCCCTGGCGCTCTCTGGCTGCCTTGTCGTCTTTCCCGA GTTTCAAATGGAGTTTGTGCCCAAACCACCACCCGGCATATACCGCAAGTCCTCAGGAAGCGTCCCTGCTGAGGGGAaaccaaagaaagaagaggCTTTGCCACCTCTCGTCCAagagggcaagaaag TGAGATTTGCTGGCACGCCAACCTTCATCAAACGCTTGAGCTCGGCAAGCGTAGATGCAGGAGAATTCAGAAAGATAAGGAGCTTGCTGCGGAAGGACAGCTCTACAttcag TCTGCTGCCAGCGATCTGCGCAGTGCCTGAAGCCCAAAAGCAGCCGctgacctgccagctgcagggccaggcaggaaCCAAAGGCCAAGAAGACCGGGGCCGAGCGCTGGGAACAAAACGCGTGAGCTTCCGTGAGGAAGACCTGGAAGCGGAAACGTTCCAAGGCCAAGAATCCAGGCTACCACTGCTGCACTGCGACTCAGTGCAACTTCTCAGGCAGAGGGCTAAGAAGAGCAGGCCAGTGCACAAAGAACCTGaggaggtggctgcagcagcatctcagagtGAGGCCAGCCAGCCTGCAGAGTCCTCCGCCGACAGAGCGGGAGTGCTGCCACCGATAAACCAAGTAACACAGTCTCCGCAGCGTCAGCCTCCAAACACCAAAGCCCCACCCCGCAGGAAGGCCACCCGCTACCCACGCTGA
- the LOC107049410 gene encoding uncharacterized protein LOC107049410 isoform X1 has translation MKFYRDFLEKLSGKEKFRRALLKAPWLLDMVASRAAPVASLALSGCLVVFPDLLPAICAVPEGQKQLLTCQLQGQEGSKGQDDLGRALETKHICFHEEEREAVEAHRVGALLKF, from the exons atgaaattctacCGTGACTTCCTCGAGAAGCTGTCAGgcaaagagaaattcagaagagCTCTTCTCAAG gccccctggctgctggacatgGTGGCGTCCCGAGCGGCACCGGTGGCCTCCCTGGCGCTCTCTGGCTGCCTTGTCGTCTTTCCCGA TCTGCTGCCAGCGATCTGCGCAGTGCCTGAAGGCCAAAAGCAGCTGctgacctgccagctgcagggccaggaaGGAAGCAAAGGCCAAGATGACCTGGGCCGAGCGCTGGAAACCAAACACATTTGCTTCCATGAGGAAGAACGAGAAGCGGTAGAAGCCCATCGTGTGGGTGCACTGCTGAAGTTCTGA